The following is a genomic window from Elaeis guineensis isolate ETL-2024a chromosome 10, EG11, whole genome shotgun sequence.
AATATATATTGAAGAGGATTGCAAGGAGAATAAAATTGAGAGAGATAAATgtagagaaagaaaataaattaattttattaacaaATAAAACCTAAAAAAACTGAATCAAAGTACTCGATTTCCACTCTAAGAATGTCTTACAAAATCTCTCTCCAACAGTATAGATGCCATGAAATAGAGTACTCCACCTTTAACAAGTCATAGAGATCATATAAAAAGCTAAAGACCGGCAAACAAAACTCTATATATCCTAATATAAGAAGCACTCTTAAAGCTAACTTAGAGTGCTGAACCAAACTCAAACTATTAGAATGATAGGGATACCAACTAAACTCAAACAAATAGATAAACTCGGACAAGCAATGAATGCCAATATTGATCTCCTTGAAACATCCAAAAAGAAAACTCTTAATAAAGTTTTTCTAGAGAGTAACTCTTAGAAAAGTTTGGAATTGGTTGAAACTCTAAGCTTGGTTCTCCTTATCTTGAACTCCCTTAGCGTAATCTTCCAAGAATaatgaaagagaaagagagactaAATAGTTTCCAACATtagtctagattttttttttttatgaactttATATTTATACAACATCGGTCATATCATGAATTAATTAAGGTAAATTCGCACTTAAGTTCATGTAAATAATATCAACGTATTAAAAATCAAAGCTTACAAATGCTTGTTAATTGCAATTTATTGTACAATCGAGATATCAATACATTGGTTCTAATTTTCAAATAAGGTTCTAGTAGATCCATTTTGGAAtttctcattttctatctcaaacaAGATAGATTAAGATCATGGTCCATCTTAGCATCAATCACTCAGATAAATGAAAGATATCTCATTATTTTAAAACCTTGGTTTAAGGAAAGTCTTCGTCAACAGGCTAAAACAAGCTCCAACTCTCTTAATCAATTAAGTACTAAATTCCAGACCGAATCATTCCTAAAACTCATTTTCTCAAGATCAAACCCTAAATGGATCAAAAGGTTGAAGAGATTTATAAGAGAATTgcggttatttttttatttctttggcCATCTGTTTAGAATACTAAAAGGGATAAAAGACCGTCTTTTTTTAGCTtaagtttctaaaataaaaattaaattgagcAAAATCAGAGTTTGAGAGTCTGCTTGAGATATTTAAAAGGAAGACTAACTAATAATAGACTAATAGTACACACAAAATATCCCACTTAAGAAAAGTCTTCAGTAATCCATGTCATTTAATACCGCTGCAAGGGATCAAAATTGTGATGTTATGGAGGGGGcaaatttatatttacttttgGTAGTTGGAAACTTGAGTCACAATGAGTAATATTCATCAAGAAATTCACATGCCAAGGGGCGACAAATTAATGATTAGGATTTAAGTTGTCGCATATTGGATACATAGTAAGTTATGGTCTTTGCTATTTCTCATTCTTGTCTATTCTTAAAATGACAATCTTGTTCCTCTCCCTTTCCTCGGCATAGCTTTGACGAATTATTTTTCCTTAAGTGTCATCAAGCCACGTGCCGGATTATATGATAAAGGAACCACGTGTCAAGTGACGTGGTTGAAAGATATCATGTGAGAAGCGCGTGACCTCATTTGTTGGAGAAGGTTAATGCAATCAAGAGTTAGAAGACCGTACAAGATGCAGTTAAATATTCCTCAAGTAATTTTCTCAAGTGGCCTGAaaaacacaaataaaaagatggAAGGAGACCTACTgtggtttttctttttttcctatgGGATTTCAGCTGATCCATTCAAAAAACAGTCCCGGATATTTTTGAATATAAATCTAATTCAGTCCAACCAGTTatcaaatatttttgatgatcgtACTGATCTAACCTACgaatctaataaaaatttaaaccCGATCATCCAAATAGATTTTTATTGATGTTGCTTTCCCACCTATTTGTCTGCAAGATAGTTATCAATTTGCTTGTGCACGTACATCGGCATCATAATTCATAGTTTGCTCTTTCTCCATGAGTCAAGTTCTCTTAGGTAgaatcagataattttttttattgattctatataatatcaaatttatttttgatttattaaatatttattgctAAATTAATTGAGACGCATATGCTAATGATATAGAAGCATCATTTGCCGGAGCTCGGAGCGTCATGAGGTAATTTGCTCTATGTAGAAATTAATTGAATGAATCTTTTGTATGTCATTTTTGGGATTTCGACATGATGGCCCTCTTGTAGGGGTTAAAAAGCAATTCAATCcctattttgtaagaaaaacaaTTAAGTCCAATGATTTCGATTTTGAGTATCTAGTCATACGAGGCTATGCCTTGAGTCTCCTTTTCTCTTTCGTCAGCCACCCCAGCATTTGATCCTCTTGGTGAATGGATGGGTGGACCTTTCTCATCTAATTCTGGTCATGCAAAGACATAGCTGGGTTTATCTTTGCAATCAGGATCTCTTATCTGTACTCAACGCAGGGGAACTAAACTAAAAATCCTTATGCAAGGACAAAGCTAGGTTTACACGGAATTTGTAATCATAACAATAACTGATGATCCAATGGTCAAACTAAGAATATTTTGGATCACCTCTCATGGTGCAAAACTTGCTATTCAAAAGACTTCTCCCACTTAAAAAAATCCAATACCTTCCaaagaattaaaataaataaacaaatattataaaaaaaatgatagttATATCTTCCTATATGTCTCCAAATAGCATCCGTCTCAGCCTATCAAACTCTAATAACCATCATCCTCCACAAATAATCTTTTTTCCCTAGAAAAGAACATATATTTTGCTCAAGCAAAATCTTATCCATGGCCTTTCTAATCCCTTTAAATGAAGGTTCTGAGATCATTCTCCAGATTTCCCTTTGTATAACTGCTTTGGCAACAATTGCATAATCTCCAGATTTCCCTTTGTATATCTGCTTTGGCAATAAttgcatatagaatcctacatttAAAACATGAAAGGGATCAAAAAGGGGTGGCAATGACTGCGCATCTCCAGCAAAGATATATTTTCTGTGCATGATATGCATTTTAGCAATATTTCTATTGCCATTCCTGAATTAACATGATGAGCAAGGGGCTCCTAGTGGCTGCAAAAAAAACCAGAAAAGGATATTATATACTGTACTTCACCAGTGTTGCCATTAATCAGTTTCCAGGAATCACTTTAACCTTGCAACATCTATTTCTGTTAAGATCTAAAGCAGCCTCAAATTAATGAAATATGCTCATATTCAAAATGAAAGTATATTTTTTGTAATCAGAAAGAAAGGGAATGCAATTTGTTGGAAAGTAAAGAATCACAAAGGAAATTCCAATGAAGGTTCCTTGGAACCAACCAAGGTTAAGTACCATCATCATGAATCCCATAAGTTACCTCAGCGGAGCATGTAAGTAAAAACAAAATGATCATCAAGTATACAACTGGTGTAGCAGTCATACTAACTTAGATGGTATGGGCTTGTAAAATGAAAATCTGAAAGGCTCCAGAAAGGAAaagtgcttgaaatttttttgctTGATCCTGTGTTGAATGATGTAGGAAGAACAGATATAAGGATTCAAATTGCTTTGGGTTCCTGAGCACCAAAACCTATTGAATCTTGGTTTCTATATCTGCTTGGAAATGTATCAATCATGATCAATAATACTGTGCAACCCAGTTTACTCAGTAATGTCCATCATACAAGCTCTCAAAAGAATATATAAGAAaccatccctttttatagacagatgaATCGGCTCAATAAGCAATACTCCCCTTTTCATCatgatcttcttcttccttttttttttttttttttttgaatctgaaAAGGAGGCTGTAATAACAGCCACCTGGCATTTATTCAGGAGTAAGATATTTACAAGAGTTGGCATGGGGAGAGATTAAGGAGGGATCTCACCGCCCGGACAATAGGGAAAACGGGAATAAAATATAGAGATGGGTTTCATCCACAGGATCATGCAGTAACAATCAAAAAACAGAGGACAGAGGTGAGCTTCAGAACTTGTTTGACACTTCTCAAAAGGACGTAAGACCTTGGGTTGCAGAACCATGATGGGTGCTCTTTTTGATGCGGTCATATTCCATTCAGAGCTTCCAGGAACGCCTTCATATGTCACCAAATTTTTCCATGCTCAACCATCATATTTGCATGACAGAGGATAGAACATTGATTGAAGAGCTGAATTTCTTCCGGAAGAGATGGAGGCTCGTTTGTTGAGAAATATTCTTACATCCCTCTGCTTCCAACGGGACCACGTTAACACTCCTATTAGCATAAGGATCACAGGTCCTGTGCTCTTCATGAAGTCCCTTTTTGTCCAATCCAAACACAATCCCTCAAAACATGCATGTAAATTTAGAACTCCCATCATAGAACAGGCTGTCTTCCAAATGGTGCCAAAGAATCTGCACTCTTAGAACAAGTGATCAACATTTTTGTTCAACTTCCGAGACTATATATCCCAGGTATCACTTGACTTTCAGCGAGATGCAGAGTCCCCACAAAAGATTGGCAACCTGCATTTGATTCCTCTAGTGTTAAGAAAACTATACATGGAGGAGCAAGTGAAGCGCGGCTACTCTTAGCCACTTTCCACGCCACCCTGCCTTCCACTCTGTCAAATGAAACCAAGGTAAGCAAGGAGAGCAGCTGGTTCAGTTGTTCCCTAGTTTCAGCGAGTGCCTCCAAGAAGGTCTCAATTTCCATTGTATCGTACGTTGCATCACGAGCAGTAGTGATATGCAAGAAAAAAGATCAGGGGCGTACGTTGCATCATTCTTCCCACTCCCTAAGCAACCGATCGAGCACCTCCACGGCGCCACCAAACCCATTTCCCTCCTCCTCAATGCACTTCAAAGCAGCATCCAGCTTCCGGGCCTCGTCGATCCGGGCCTCCCGCAGCATTCCCCGATACACCGCCTCCCTCAAATCGGCCCCCGGAGAGACCCCATCCCCCACCATCTCCTTCACCGCCCGCAGAGCCTCCGCCATCCTCCCGAGCCGACAAAACCCTCTGATCGTAATCCGGTAGACCTCGGGATCCGGCCGGCAGGGGGAGTCGGGCCGGCAGAGCCAAGAAAAGACCTTGGCGGCTTCCTTCGGGCGGCGCTTCTCGAAGAAGACGGAGAGGAGAGGGGAGCAgaaggggaggggggaggggcgTCGGGGGTGATGCTTGAGGGCGGTGAGGAGGGCCATGGTGGGGGTGAGGTCGGGGTGGGAGGCGAGGCGGTCGACGAGGGCGGGGATGGGGAGGGCGGCGAGGGGAGGGCTTGCGAGGAGGCAGGCGTCGAGGAGGCGGACGGCGTCGGCGTGGCGGCCGGCGTCGCAGAGGCGGGGTACGAGCCGGTGGACCTCGGCGAGCTCCTTCTCGGTGAGGGAAGCCGAAGGGTTCTGAGGGGGAGGACAGGAAGCAGTGGAGAGGTAAAAAGGGAATGGTTTGGAGAAGGGGGATCGGAGGAAGAGGGGAGGCGCCAACGCTCTTCTCATTTTTATTTCTTTGATTCCAGAGAGAGGAGAGAGTGAGGGAGCGGACTATCGGCAACCATGGGCAGGAAAAAGGGTTAAAAAGAGCGGATTTCGATCCTGTCTGGATGGGTCGAGCCAGAAAATTTTTTGTATTGGGGCTTTGGCCCCTCGACTGGAGTTTTCCGCTTAGGATCAAGACCGGGTCGTATTGTTTAGCCTAGATTTTAAATTAGGGTGGCAATTATAACCGATCCATCGGAATATTAATCCgatctaatccaaataaaataaattttatccaacCTATATAAActtcaaattaaatataaattttaaataaaattattcaaaataaatttgaacCAGATATTGATAATGCTATACCTCACTGTAAATTCAATCCgacataattttaattttattctgtcattcaaaattataattattttataatatttgcaTCATGAATTCCTACCCAACCCGTTCTGACCGCTCCAATTTATCTTGTCTGTCCAATTCAATTTGATCCAACTTGAAATGCATGCAAAATAAGTATGGATACGAGATTTTTAAATGATAGACTAGCACTTGTATTGGCCAAATAACCAAATTCAACCTATGACTATCCCTATTTTAAATTAAGTTAAGCATGGATCAGAACTTTGATTGGGCTTGGATCATGATGGTTAGGTTGAACTGAATCATTACTTCAGATAAGCATCTTATGAGTATTTGattttttaatcataattttctAGTTTGCCTTAAGAATAATTTACTAAGAGTTGTAAAGCTTGAATTAGGTAGCCTAGGTCAAGTGGAGCAAGTATGGGGCCTTGTAAGTTAGCCCATGTTCTGTGTGAAATGACTCAATTAGTCATGAAGGTCAAGTCTGGTTGGAAATGGGTCTAGAGATGTCAACCCGATGTTGGATTGGTCAAATATGGATCATTAAGAGATAGAGAACAAGGCGAAGTAagataattttctttttttttgttaaaaaagatGGAAACATATACCGGGAAGACATACTGAAGAATTTATCAAAGGCCAACTCTAAAAGTTTGCATCGTAACAATCATAGGGACACAAATGGGTCGAGTCAAGCCCATGAGTCAGCTGAGCTCCCGACTCAGTTAGATCCAACCCAATCTATAGTTGAAGACCCACACGAGCTGAGTCACGTTCAAAAATTGGACCCAAAGGTCAGTCTGTccccctctttattttttttaatgcaacCCAGCCCATAAATCAGTTGGATCGAAAAGTAGCCTGATCCGACCCAAAACCTCATTGGACCAAactcaaaaaaatcatataaacctTCTCCTCCTTCGCTCTCAATATGTTTCCCCATTCATTgagtgaactcaaatttaaactgaTCAATTCATACAATTTAATTTCATCAAGATCTACTTAGAATTAAAGAAATGGTGACGCAGAAAGTTTGGAATAACAAGCACCACAACTGTGAGTAGATCTAGGTTGGTTTTACAGAGGTTTGTTGTTGATCTTTAAAAATTTCTAATGTTCAATGACTTTCGCGAGCAAAccgaaagaagaaaaaaacaacAGAATGTTCAAGCTGTCGCAGCCTCCTTCCGTTTCCGGCCCCACCTTGGTGTGGTCTCGATAAGCTGATGAGGAACAAGCTGCCTCTCCCGCCTCGTCAACTTCTTGAAGTTGCTGACCCTCAGCTTAGCAATCTTTGCCTCCTCTTCAGCTGTGATCTCCCTCACCACCACTGTCAGCCGGCATTTGGGTCTCACCATGATCCCACTCCTCCCTTTGGCATGGTATGACAGCCTCTTCAGATAAATCCCTTTTCCAACAAAGGCTTCATCTATAGAAGGAAAAGGTAATTACAAAAGAAAATTTTAATTGAAAGGCACGTAGCTATCCATTTTTGCCCCTCCACTGGTATAAGAACATTCGCTTACCAACAATGA
Proteins encoded in this region:
- the LOC105059905 gene encoding uncharacterized protein; this translates as MRRALAPPLFLRSPFSKPFPFYLSTASCPPPQNPSASLTEKELAEVHRLVPRLCDAGRHADAVRLLDACLLASPPLAALPIPALVDRLASHPDLTPTMALLTALKHHPRRPSPLPFCSPLLSVFFEKRRPKEAAKVFSWLCRPDSPCRPDPEVYRITIRGFCRLGRMAEALRAVKEMVGDGVSPGADLREAVYRGMLREARIDEARKLDAALKCIEEEGNGFGGAVEVLDRLLREWEE